Proteins encoded together in one Cicer arietinum cultivar CDC Frontier isolate Library 1 chromosome 4, Cicar.CDCFrontier_v2.0, whole genome shotgun sequence window:
- the LOC101496542 gene encoding E3 ubiquitin-protein ligase APD2 isoform X3 — protein MQRSLWLHQYSPLTTYQSLIHPIPTHYYTRCQHIWPLFLATLSIYFCVSASLLYGFYGDSRLILGPSSSRLIKTSSLFVKQIEVTNEYTNNNNNNDDDDVHLYGFNEKPELSSQINWTTSKFLLVEPYSRKGISLWLNKGSTICLRWEAEASSLNQLEGIVIKDFCFTGERRLEKLKPRQMIEATTIDVRETENGGKVAEYMVEEDDRYHIGVLNMNPRNTISTMNINVSAKVYDTTKAKNMCSTRNGSCKLGLFFPTTYYVILSTPKNGDDDDDGGMFVDIAFMARVFAYIILLAGNGDNENVVATQEVTETEPLTRVQSNPMTYGTINKFHMEESDGSSSSSEELYDEKLCVICYDEQRNCFFVPCGHCATCYDCAQRIVVGESKVCPVCRRLIHKVRKLYNS, from the exons ATGCAGAGATCACTATGGTTGCATCAATATTCTCCTCTTACAACATACCAATCTTTAATCCATCCAATTCCAACACACTACTATACTCGATGCCAACACATTTGGCCGTTATTTCTTGCTACTCTCTCCATTTATTTTTGTG TTTCAGCTAGTCTTTTATATGGTTTTTATGGTGATTCTCGCTTGATTCTTGGTCCTAGCTCATCACGTTTGATCAAAACAAGTTCACTTTTTGTGAAACAAATTGAAGTAACAAATGagtatactaataataataataataatgatgatgatgatgttcaTCTTTATGGCTTCAATGAGAAACCAGAGTTAAGTTCTCAAATAAATTGGACTACATCAAAGTTCCTACTTGTTGAACCATATAGTCGCAAG GGAATTTCTCTGTGGTTAAATAAAGGTTCCACTATTTGTTTGAGGTGGGAAGCAGAGGCTAGTAGTTTAAATCAGCTTGAAGGCATAGTGATTAAAG ATTTTTGTTTCACAGGAGAAAGGAGGTTAGAAAAACTAAAGCCTAGACAAATGATTGAGGCAACAACAATTGATGTTAGGGAGACTGAGAATGGTG GTAAAGTAGCTGAATACATGGTTGAGGAAGATGATAGATACCACATTGGAGTTCTAAACATGAATCCTAGGAACACAATCTCGACCATGAATATCAATGTTTCTGCAAAGGTATATGATACTACCAAAGCCAAGAATATGTGTTCAACTAGGAATGGATCGTGCAAACTTGGCCTTTTTTTCCCTACCACATATTATGTGATTCTATCAACACCAAAAAAT ggagatgatgatgatgatggggGAATGTTTGTTGACATTGCTTTTATGGCTCGTGTTTTTGCCTACATAATTCTTTTAG CCGGTAATGGTGATAACGAAAATGTAGTTGCAACACAAGAAGTAACTGAAACTGAACCACTCACACGTGTGCAGTCAAATCCAATGACATATGGAACAATTAACAAATTTCATATGGAAGAATCAGATGGTTCAAGTAGCTCTTCAGAGGAGTTATATGATGAAAAATTATGTGTAATTTGTTATGATGAACAACGTAACTGTTTCTTTGTTCCTTGTGGTCATTGTGCTACTTGCTATGACTGTGCACAAag gATTGTGGTTGGGGAGAGCAAAGTTTGTCCAGTATGTCGGAGACTTATTCATAAAGTACGAAAACTATATAATAGttag
- the LOC101496542 gene encoding E3 ubiquitin-protein ligase APD2 isoform X2, with protein MQRSLWLHQYSPLTTYQSLIHPIPTHYYTRCQHIWPLFLATLSIYFCVSASLLYGFYGDSRLILGPSSSRLIKTSSLFVKQIEVTNEYTNNNNNNDDDDVHLYGFNEKPELSSQINWTTSKFLLVEPYSRKGISLWLNKGSTICLRWEAEASSLNQLEGIVIKGERRLEKLKPRQMIEATTIDVRETENGGKVAEYMVEEDDRYHIGVLNMNPRNTISTMNINVSAKVYDTTKAKNMCSTRNGSCKLGLFFPTTYYVILSTPKNGDDDDDGGMFVDIAFMARVFAYIILLGVFMIIIFVILKCLEAGNGDNENVVATQEVTETEPLTRVQSNPMTYGTINKFHMEESDGSSSSSEELYDEKLCVICYDEQRNCFFVPCGHCATCYDCAQRIVVGESKVCPVCRRLIHKVRKLYNS; from the exons ATGCAGAGATCACTATGGTTGCATCAATATTCTCCTCTTACAACATACCAATCTTTAATCCATCCAATTCCAACACACTACTATACTCGATGCCAACACATTTGGCCGTTATTTCTTGCTACTCTCTCCATTTATTTTTGTG TTTCAGCTAGTCTTTTATATGGTTTTTATGGTGATTCTCGCTTGATTCTTGGTCCTAGCTCATCACGTTTGATCAAAACAAGTTCACTTTTTGTGAAACAAATTGAAGTAACAAATGagtatactaataataataataataatgatgatgatgatgttcaTCTTTATGGCTTCAATGAGAAACCAGAGTTAAGTTCTCAAATAAATTGGACTACATCAAAGTTCCTACTTGTTGAACCATATAGTCGCAAG GGAATTTCTCTGTGGTTAAATAAAGGTTCCACTATTTGTTTGAGGTGGGAAGCAGAGGCTAGTAGTTTAAATCAGCTTGAAGGCATAGTGATTAAAG GAGAAAGGAGGTTAGAAAAACTAAAGCCTAGACAAATGATTGAGGCAACAACAATTGATGTTAGGGAGACTGAGAATGGTG GTAAAGTAGCTGAATACATGGTTGAGGAAGATGATAGATACCACATTGGAGTTCTAAACATGAATCCTAGGAACACAATCTCGACCATGAATATCAATGTTTCTGCAAAGGTATATGATACTACCAAAGCCAAGAATATGTGTTCAACTAGGAATGGATCGTGCAAACTTGGCCTTTTTTTCCCTACCACATATTATGTGATTCTATCAACACCAAAAAAT ggagatgatgatgatgatggggGAATGTTTGTTGACATTGCTTTTATGGCTCGTGTTTTTGCCTACATAATTCTTTTAG GAGTTTTCATGATTATCATTTTTGTGATATTGAAATGCCTTGAAGCCGGTAATGGTGATAACGAAAATGTAGTTGCAACACAAGAAGTAACTGAAACTGAACCACTCACACGTGTGCAGTCAAATCCAATGACATATGGAACAATTAACAAATTTCATATGGAAGAATCAGATGGTTCAAGTAGCTCTTCAGAGGAGTTATATGATGAAAAATTATGTGTAATTTGTTATGATGAACAACGTAACTGTTTCTTTGTTCCTTGTGGTCATTGTGCTACTTGCTATGACTGTGCACAAag gATTGTGGTTGGGGAGAGCAAAGTTTGTCCAGTATGTCGGAGACTTATTCATAAAGTACGAAAACTATATAATAGttag
- the LOC101496542 gene encoding E3 ubiquitin-protein ligase APD2 isoform X1 — protein MQRSLWLHQYSPLTTYQSLIHPIPTHYYTRCQHIWPLFLATLSIYFCVSASLLYGFYGDSRLILGPSSSRLIKTSSLFVKQIEVTNEYTNNNNNNDDDDVHLYGFNEKPELSSQINWTTSKFLLVEPYSRKGISLWLNKGSTICLRWEAEASSLNQLEGIVIKDFCFTGERRLEKLKPRQMIEATTIDVRETENGGKVAEYMVEEDDRYHIGVLNMNPRNTISTMNINVSAKVYDTTKAKNMCSTRNGSCKLGLFFPTTYYVILSTPKNGDDDDDGGMFVDIAFMARVFAYIILLGVFMIIIFVILKCLEAGNGDNENVVATQEVTETEPLTRVQSNPMTYGTINKFHMEESDGSSSSSEELYDEKLCVICYDEQRNCFFVPCGHCATCYDCAQRIVVGESKVCPVCRRLIHKVRKLYNS, from the exons ATGCAGAGATCACTATGGTTGCATCAATATTCTCCTCTTACAACATACCAATCTTTAATCCATCCAATTCCAACACACTACTATACTCGATGCCAACACATTTGGCCGTTATTTCTTGCTACTCTCTCCATTTATTTTTGTG TTTCAGCTAGTCTTTTATATGGTTTTTATGGTGATTCTCGCTTGATTCTTGGTCCTAGCTCATCACGTTTGATCAAAACAAGTTCACTTTTTGTGAAACAAATTGAAGTAACAAATGagtatactaataataataataataatgatgatgatgatgttcaTCTTTATGGCTTCAATGAGAAACCAGAGTTAAGTTCTCAAATAAATTGGACTACATCAAAGTTCCTACTTGTTGAACCATATAGTCGCAAG GGAATTTCTCTGTGGTTAAATAAAGGTTCCACTATTTGTTTGAGGTGGGAAGCAGAGGCTAGTAGTTTAAATCAGCTTGAAGGCATAGTGATTAAAG ATTTTTGTTTCACAGGAGAAAGGAGGTTAGAAAAACTAAAGCCTAGACAAATGATTGAGGCAACAACAATTGATGTTAGGGAGACTGAGAATGGTG GTAAAGTAGCTGAATACATGGTTGAGGAAGATGATAGATACCACATTGGAGTTCTAAACATGAATCCTAGGAACACAATCTCGACCATGAATATCAATGTTTCTGCAAAGGTATATGATACTACCAAAGCCAAGAATATGTGTTCAACTAGGAATGGATCGTGCAAACTTGGCCTTTTTTTCCCTACCACATATTATGTGATTCTATCAACACCAAAAAAT ggagatgatgatgatgatggggGAATGTTTGTTGACATTGCTTTTATGGCTCGTGTTTTTGCCTACATAATTCTTTTAG GAGTTTTCATGATTATCATTTTTGTGATATTGAAATGCCTTGAAGCCGGTAATGGTGATAACGAAAATGTAGTTGCAACACAAGAAGTAACTGAAACTGAACCACTCACACGTGTGCAGTCAAATCCAATGACATATGGAACAATTAACAAATTTCATATGGAAGAATCAGATGGTTCAAGTAGCTCTTCAGAGGAGTTATATGATGAAAAATTATGTGTAATTTGTTATGATGAACAACGTAACTGTTTCTTTGTTCCTTGTGGTCATTGTGCTACTTGCTATGACTGTGCACAAag gATTGTGGTTGGGGAGAGCAAAGTTTGTCCAGTATGTCGGAGACTTATTCATAAAGTACGAAAACTATATAATAGttag
- the LOC101491452 gene encoding peamaclein-like, with product MKPAFATLLLVCLILSSSMFEISLAGYEGFCSPKCAMRCSKAGMRDRCLKFCGICCSKCKCVPSGTYGNKHECPCYRDMKNSKGKPKCP from the exons ATGAAGCCAGCATTTGCAACTCTGCTACTTGTGTGTCTAATCCTCAGCTCATCTATGTTTGAAATCTCACTCGCTGGTTATGAAG GTTTCTGTTCTCCAAAATGTGCGATGAGGTGTTCAAAAGCTGGGATGAGGGACAGATGCTTGAAGTTTTGTGGGATCTGCTGCAGTAAATGTAAGTGTGTGCCATCAGGAACATACGGTAACAAACATGAGTGCCCTTGCTATAGGGACATGAAGAACTCTAAGGGAAAGCCTAAATGCCCTTAA